The following proteins are co-located in the Apis mellifera strain DH4 linkage group LG9, Amel_HAv3.1, whole genome shotgun sequence genome:
- the LOC409231 gene encoding dipeptidase 1 isoform X3, which yields MFELYGMNKDGMVYRSPPPRRKEVDILETCLQLPSPELMRKLPNGDAIHHAKDSGVSTSFDKNKDPPRESGRSVLRKWIVMIGFFFLGCALVAGVGLPLALELRSSHLLEARLQVVRRMLSEIPLIDGHNDFAWNLRKHRGSTKLKDFPFDENLSQNVSWGSQWQTDLVRLRQGIVGGQFWSVYVPCEAQFLDAVQLTLEQIDVIRRLTSRYSKKIRMVTSSKELEKAHKDGVIGSLVGIEGGHSIGTSMAVLRSFHRLGARYMTLTHKCNTPWADSCSVEDPNSDARLDFHSDGLSIFGKAVVKELNRLGMLVDLSHVSIRTMRDALAMSKAPVIFSHSAARALCNSSSNVPDDILRNLSVNGGLVMVSFDSAHLSCGDKASMYDVIVVLYSSYQSYKANSWC from the exons atgttcGAGCTATACGGTATGAACAAAGATGGTATGGTTTATCGTTCTCCACCgccaagaagaaaagaagtggACATATTAGag ACTTGTTTGCAATTACCATCTCCTGAACTAATGAGAAAATTACCAAACGGTGATGCAATACATCATGCAAAGGATTCAGGTGTTTCAActtcttttgataaaaataaagatccaCCAAGAGAAAGTG GACGGAGCGTGTTGAGGAAATGGATAGTGATGAttggtttctttttccttGGATGTGCTCTGGTCGCCGGTGTTGGATTACCTTTAGCTTTGGAACTACGTAGCTCGCACTTGTTGGAAGCTAGACTTCAAGTTGTCCGACGAATGCTCTCTGAAATACCTTTGATCGATGG ACACAATGATTTTGCATGGAATCTTCGAAAACATCGAGGAAGTACAAAGTTGAAAGATTTTcctttcgatgaaaatttatcgcaAAATGTAAGTTGGGGATCTCAATGGCAGACTGATCTGGTACGGTTACGACAAGGTATTGTAGGTGGGCAATTCTGGTCCGTGTATGTACCGTGCGAAGCACAATTTCTCGATGCAGTGCAACTTACTCTGGAACAGATAGACGTGATACGTAGGCTCACTTCGagatattcgaagaaaataaggaTGGTAACGAGTAGTAAGGAACTCGAGAAAGCGCATAAAGATGGCGTGATCGGGAGTTTAGTAGGAATTGAAGGAGGCCACAGCATTGGGACATCTATGGCTGTGTTAAGAAGTTTTCATCGACTAGGAGCACGATATATGACTTTGACACATAAATGTAATACTCCATG GGCGGATTCTTGTTCGGTAGAAGATCCGAATTCGGATGCACGATTGGATTTTCACAGCGACGGATTGTCGATATTTGGTAAAGCAGTGGTAAAAGAATTGAATCGATTAGGAATGCTCGTGGATTTGTCTCATGTTTCGATAAGGACCATGAGGGATGCGTTGGCAATGAGTAAGGCGCCTGTAATATTTTCTCATAGCGCTGCCAGAGCTCTCTGTAATTCATCTAGCAATGTTCCAGATGATATACTTCGTAATTTg TCGGTGAATGGTGGTTTGGTTATGGTAAGCTTTGACAGTGCACATTTAAGCTGTGGAGATAAAGCTTCTATGTATGATGTAAtag ttgttCTTTATAGCTCATATCAATCATATAAGGCGAATAGCTGGTGTTAA
- the LOC409232 gene encoding uncharacterized protein LOC409232 — MKKTKDVSDEDEYSADDPEEVEGASEEEWTPEAGAESGAKKRPQREVAKKRQHSEEEEDEEEEEDEEEDDEEDEESDSDTGKKPKRKRRSKKEEDEKEDEDEEDSDDNSYNESSGETPKDFTSGAFVVAKADIGNTDGGNTDPTLWRIDGKALLQKFLPFKEDGKTLYKSTSTYSGWSVNNKDKYLAAQVTFKVQSRTETIVELHLDQHQQEVVKEEKEDYFASKFSITLVSLSRVSSNDLFGLEESISIKSPSCPNANDFCPINICSKQMKPILPIIIRLLRMSGLLERGCSKNCLLSGDSTESVPPQCNGLYCSYELYIAYGSYTESKDSLVSCCCFMKSLIAMPFNFDGCKNLFGMREKEPFSCGLFEQPPNPRPSNLVVLIDVLGTLIGADLVMVNCFVPVGYGISLGSLEMSSHGKKNRKRILTRRPRHVVGKEEKYRQERDKSDKEDEVSEQEENVWSPSFPVAMWDLEHCDPKKCSGKKLVRHGLVKILRLGARFSGLVLTPIGQKCVSPTDRDIIKDYGCAVVDCSWARLDDTPFSRMRTSNPRLLPFLVAANPINYGKPCQLSCVEAIAATLIITGFPEEAKFYLGKFSWGHSFLELNDELLKTYSLCTNAEEIISAQEKFLVDAREEKLNRHAISDFPPAISDSETEEEKEESVSINIISEIDEQIKNINIT, encoded by the exons ATGAAGAAAACTAAGGACGTCTCAGACGAGGATGAATATTCCGCGGATGATCCGGAAGAAGTGGAAGGAGCTTCTGAAGAAGAGTGGACTCCTGAGGCCGGAGCTGAA agtgGTGCTAAAAAAAGGCCACAAAGAGAAGTTGCTAAAAAACGGCAACattcagaagaagaagaagatgaagaagaagaagaagatgaagaagaagatgatgaagaagatgaagaatcTGATTCAGACACAGGAAAAAAacctaaaagaaaaagacggtctaaaaaagaagaagatgaaaaagaagatgaagatgaagaagattCTGATGATAATAGCTATAACGAATCATCAGGAGAAACGCCAAAAGATTTTACT tctGGTGCATTTGTTGTTGCAAAAGCTGATATTGGAAATACAGATGGTGGAAATACGGATCCAACATTATGGAGGATAGATGGAAAAGCAttacttcaaaaatttttaccttttaAAGAAGATGGAAAAACGTTATATAAAAGCACATCGACG tattcagGATGGTCGGTAAATAACAAAGATAAATACTTGGCTGCACAAGTTACTTTCAAAGTGCAAAGTAGAACAGAAACCATTGTTGAACTTCACCTTGATCAACATCAACAGGAAGTTGTAAa agaagaaaaagaagact ATTTCGCTTCTAAATTCTCCATAACGTTAGTGTCACTGTCTAGAGTATCTTCAAATGATCTTTTTGGATTAGaagaatcaatttcaattaaatcacCATCATGCCCAAATGCAAATGATTTTTGtcctataaatatatgttca aaacaaatgaaaCCAATTTTACCTATAATCATACGTTTGTTACGCATGTCTGGACTTTTGGAACGTGGTTGTTCCAAAAATTGTCTACTGTCAGGGGACAGTACAGAAAGTGTACCACCACAATGCAATGGGCTATATTGCTCGTACGAATTGTACATTGCATATGGATCAT ATACTGAATCAAAAGATTCACTAGTTTCTTGTTGCTGCTTCATGAAATCATTAATAGCTATGCCTTTTAACTTTGATGGctgtaaaaatctttttggTATGCGAGAAAAGGAACCATTTTCTTGTGGACTATTTGAACAACCACCAAATCCAAGACCAA GTAATCTTGTTGTATTAATTGATGTATTAGGAACATTGATAGGTGCAGACTTAGTCATGGTTAATTGTTTTGTTCCTGTAGGATATGGAATATCCTTAGGTTCACTTG AAATGTCATCTCACggaaagaaaaacagaaaacGAATACTAACAAGACGACCACGACATGTtgttggaaaagaagaaaaatatcgtcaAGAAAGAGATAAATCCGATAAAGAAGATGAAGTATCAG aacaagaagaaaatgTGTGGTCCCCCTCTTTTCCCGTTGCTATGTGGGATCTCGAACATTGCGATCCTAAAAAATGTTCCGGTAAAAAATTAGTTAGACATGgcttagtaaaaatattaaggttAGGAGCTCGATTTTCAGGATTAGTTCTTACACCTATTGGTCAAAAG TGTGTGAGTCCAACAGATcgtgatattataaaagattatggTTGTGCAGTCGTCGATTGTAGTTGGGCACGTTTGGACGATACTCCATTTAGTAGAATGAGAACTTCCAATCCGCGTCTTTTACCATTTCTAGTTGCTGCAAATCCAATAAATTATGGAAAACCTTGTCAATTAAGTTGTGTAGAAGCCATAGCTGCtactttaattataacagGTTTTCCTGAAGaagcaaaattttatctcgGAAAATTTTCTTGGGGTCACTCATTTTTAGAATTGAACGACGAATTGTTAAAAACATATTCACTTTGTACAAATGCAGAAGAGATTATATCTGcgcaagaaaaatttctcgttgatgcaagagaagaaaaattaaatagacatg ctATTTCAGATTTTCCACCAGCTATTTCAGATTCAGaaacggaagaagaaaaagaagaatcggtatccataaatattatttctgaaatagatgaacaaataaaaaatataaatataacataa
- the LOC725634 gene encoding uncharacterized protein LOC725634 isoform X2 produces MRRQTGPVQQWLDSIPSPIKSNFSIKNENQRESNKKSNVSLIPSEPKDIPYPTGTKQLTMTKSAPINVPNTSINTTRLPSSLPHKLVRDPSLQSDSSHCSSVESLLELRKADPEAILLGLGFGGCSNSPQENGSFSRIPKRFLQPSKLKGIAINDFMKQQQETSESFDSVSLGYRGLTGSPYVAPSEIVQKIMQRLREHESHEHDPYAMYNSYEQYSPLHCGGTLSVLSPDSRQFLEQPRSKSPDMRNKRMIIGQKSFAFGHDGDLIEIDSSNPKRSFEDTLDSDTNVMENLEAKSSDLINNDIKVFKQTTLQKIEKILPKSLYFNDDKEFNNTDFNLLKTKTLKENINEQNLDKNINCKDDISLNTISHNIFDIRRASDGFCNMKDGKILSEINKRRHSDGFMQTSKQNDDSILTRRRKTLKRQTRINDIDDINYCDLNICESDTAQCKECNLNDDDKQKNISMKLIQNDDKKIELKSGTKNYDIIKYSQTFCEETHNCIKSTNSSKEKQGNNSEYCIEESQSIEQICVNKDENTTCCCHSGTKKYWKKMEKIMQENKNLENMVTKSRREMAEIREMLSSVLSVRLEPGF; encoded by the exons ATGAGACGTCAAACTGGTCCTGTACAACAATGGTTAGATTCAATACCATCAcctataaaatctaatttttcaataaaaaatgaaaaccaacgagaatcaaataaaaaatctaatgttTCATTGATACCAAGTGAACCTAAGGATATTCCATATCCTACAGGAACAAAACAATTAACCATGACTAAGTCTGCACCTATCAATGTTCCTAATACATCAATTAATACAACAAGATTACCTAG ttCATTGCCTCATAAATTGGTTCGAGATCCAAGTTTACAATCTGACAGCAGTCACTGTAGTAGTGTGGAAAGCttattagaattaagaaaagcAGATCCAGAAGCAATTTTACTTGGTCTTGGATTTGGTGGTTGTTCAAATAGTCCACAAGAAAATGGTTCCTTTTCTCGCATAccaaaaagatttttacagCCATCAAAGTTAAAAGGCATAGCTATTAATGATTTCATGAAGCAGCAACAAGAAACTAGTGAATCTTTTGATTCAGTATCTTTAGGATATAGAGGTTTGACAG GTTCACCATACGTAGCACCATCAGAAATCGTACAGAAAATTATGCAACGTTTACGAGAACACGAAAGTCACGAACATGATCCATATGCAATGTACAATTCGTACGAGCAATATAGCCCATTGCATTGTGGTGGTACACTTTCTGTACTGTCCCCTGACAGTAGACAATTTTTGGAACAACCACGTTCCAAAAGTCCAGACATGCGTAACAAACGTATGATTATAG gaCAAAAATCATTTGCATTTGGGCATGATGgtgatttaattgaaattgattcttCTAATCCAAAAAGATCATTTGAAGATACTCTAGACAGTGACACTAACGTTATGGAGAATTTAGAAGCGAAATCtagtgatttaataaataacgatattaaagtatttaaacaAACGACTCttcagaaaatagaaaaaatattaccaaaaagtttatattttaatgatgataaagaatttaataacaccgactttaatttattgaaaacgaaaacattaaaagaaaatataaatgaacaaaatttagataaaaatattaattgcaaagacgatatttctttaaacacaatttcacataatatatttgatattcgaaGAGCTAGTGATGGATTTTGTAACATGAAAGATGGAAAGATTTTAtcggaaataaataaacgaagacATAGCGACGGTTTTATGCAAACTTCTAAGCAGAATGATGATAGTATATTaactcgaagaagaaaaactttgAAGCGACAGACTAGAATAAATGATATAGATGATATAAACTATTGTGATTTAAATATCTGTGAATCTGATACAGCACAATGCAAAGAATGTAACTTGAATGATGATGACAAGcaaaaaaacatttctatgaaattaattcagaatgatgataaaaagatagaattaaaaagtggaaccaaaaattatgatataattaaatattcacaaaCATTTTGTGAAGAAAcacataattgtataaaatcaaCTAATTCaagtaaagaaaaacaagGTAATAATAGCGAATATTGTATTGAAGAATCTCAGTCCATAGAACAAATATGCGtaaataaagatgaaaatacaACTTGTTGTTGTCATTCTGGTACTAAAaagtattggaaaaaaatggaaaaaattatgcaagaaaataaaaacttagaAAATATGGTAACAAAAAGTAGAAGAGAAATGGCAGAAATTCGAGAAATGCTAAGTAGCGTATTATCTGTACGATTAGAACCTGGTTTTTAA
- the LOC552793 gene encoding F-box only protein 32 produces the protein MPFISKDWRSPGEEWVKTVEGWEKKKILECANNKTLSLLLRGDKDALDKKEKDKKKENAVQPHCRITLKCTREIAGFNGLSDALKRLDFLSAVHDCRRFNYIVRLLDLLVSHRMGGLSGCAQRVLFNMLEEVALEVSLSQQQTGKLRRLIERVRAFSASCCWGGRPLGSVVLWEKHKAALERILQIASSITITQPDEKQQPQWSDLPAECRREVLLRLSDPRDIEASSEACEHLAILAQEQRIWRELAQYHFTPQQIASTRQHNPGKDWKTIFTIARRSFGLREEYAEIIQLCRNCRCLFWRSLGHPCIADQDPAFQEKLADVDRASLHVPIPPQTFLKFFSL, from the exons ATGCCGTTCATATCAAAGGATTGGCGCAGTCCTGGTGAAGAATGGGTGAAAACTGTCGAAGgttgggaaaagaaaaaaatcctcgAGTGCGCCAACAATAAAACACTTTCTCTCTTGCTTCG CGGCGATAAAGATGCGCTTgacaaaaaagagaaggataaaaagaaag aaaacgcCGTCCAACCGCATTGCCGCATCACGCTGAAATGCACCCGCGAG ATCGCTGGTTTCAACGGTTTAAGCGATGCTCTGAAACGGCTGGACTTTTTATCCGCGGTACATGATTGCCGGCGATTCAATTACATTGTGCGACTATTGGATCTTTTGGTCAGTCACAGAATGGGTGGTCTTAGCGGATGTGCTCAACGAGTCCTCTTTAATATGTTGGAAGAAGTTGCTTTGGAAG TATCGTTATCACAGCAACAAACTGGAAAACTTCGTCGTTTGATCGAAAGAGTACGAGCTTTCAGCGCTAGTTGTTGTTGGGGTGGCAGACCCTTAGGCTCTGTAGTATTATGGGAGAAACATAAAGCTGCTTTAGAgagaatattacaaattgcTTCGTCCATCACTATAACACAG cCGGATGAGAAACAACAACCGCAATGGTCAGATTTACCCGCAGAATGCCGTCGAGAAGTTCTCCTTCGATTAAGTGATCCACGAGATATTGAAGCATCTTCAGAGGCTTGCGAACATCTAGCTATTCTTGCGCAAGAACAAAGAATCTGGCGGGAACTTGCTCAGTACCATTTCACGCCCCAGCAAATAGCTTCTACAAGACAACATAATCCAGGAAAAGACTGGAAAACTATATTTACTATCGCACGAAG ATCATTTGGTTTGCGAGAAGAATATGCAGAGATAATTCAATTATGCCGCAATTGCCGTTGCTTATTTTGGCGATCACTCGGGCATCCCTGTATCGCTGACCAAGATCCAGcctttcaagaaaaattggcAGACGTTGATAGAGCGTCTCTTCATGTTCCGATTCCTCCGCAGACTTtcctcaaatttttttctctatga
- the LOC409231 gene encoding dipeptidase 1 isoform X1, whose product MFELYGMNKDGMVYRSPPPRRKEVDILETCLQLPSPELMRKLPNGDAIHHAKDSGVSTSFDKNKDPPRESGRSVLRKWIVMIGFFFLGCALVAGVGLPLALELRSSHLLEARLQVVRRMLSEIPLIDGHNDFAWNLRKHRGSTKLKDFPFDENLSQNVSWGSQWQTDLVRLRQGIVGGQFWSVYVPCEAQFLDAVQLTLEQIDVIRRLTSRYSKKIRMVTSSKELEKAHKDGVIGSLVGIEGGHSIGTSMAVLRSFHRLGARYMTLTHKCNTPWADSCSVEDPNSDARLDFHSDGLSIFGKAVVKELNRLGMLVDLSHVSIRTMRDALAMSKAPVIFSHSAARALCNSSSNVPDDILRNLSVNGGLVMVSFDSAHLSCGDKASMYDVIAHINHIRRIAGVNHVGLGAGYDGISSPPVELPDVSGYPLLLAELTRDRRWSALDIKKLVGGNLLRVLKEVENHAVTMSHQSPAEELIPQELIEDTAYCRYHDA is encoded by the exons atgttcGAGCTATACGGTATGAACAAAGATGGTATGGTTTATCGTTCTCCACCgccaagaagaaaagaagtggACATATTAGag ACTTGTTTGCAATTACCATCTCCTGAACTAATGAGAAAATTACCAAACGGTGATGCAATACATCATGCAAAGGATTCAGGTGTTTCAActtcttttgataaaaataaagatccaCCAAGAGAAAGTG GACGGAGCGTGTTGAGGAAATGGATAGTGATGAttggtttctttttccttGGATGTGCTCTGGTCGCCGGTGTTGGATTACCTTTAGCTTTGGAACTACGTAGCTCGCACTTGTTGGAAGCTAGACTTCAAGTTGTCCGACGAATGCTCTCTGAAATACCTTTGATCGATGG ACACAATGATTTTGCATGGAATCTTCGAAAACATCGAGGAAGTACAAAGTTGAAAGATTTTcctttcgatgaaaatttatcgcaAAATGTAAGTTGGGGATCTCAATGGCAGACTGATCTGGTACGGTTACGACAAGGTATTGTAGGTGGGCAATTCTGGTCCGTGTATGTACCGTGCGAAGCACAATTTCTCGATGCAGTGCAACTTACTCTGGAACAGATAGACGTGATACGTAGGCTCACTTCGagatattcgaagaaaataaggaTGGTAACGAGTAGTAAGGAACTCGAGAAAGCGCATAAAGATGGCGTGATCGGGAGTTTAGTAGGAATTGAAGGAGGCCACAGCATTGGGACATCTATGGCTGTGTTAAGAAGTTTTCATCGACTAGGAGCACGATATATGACTTTGACACATAAATGTAATACTCCATG GGCGGATTCTTGTTCGGTAGAAGATCCGAATTCGGATGCACGATTGGATTTTCACAGCGACGGATTGTCGATATTTGGTAAAGCAGTGGTAAAAGAATTGAATCGATTAGGAATGCTCGTGGATTTGTCTCATGTTTCGATAAGGACCATGAGGGATGCGTTGGCAATGAGTAAGGCGCCTGTAATATTTTCTCATAGCGCTGCCAGAGCTCTCTGTAATTCATCTAGCAATGTTCCAGATGATATACTTCGTAATTTg TCGGTGAATGGTGGTTTGGTTATGGTAAGCTTTGACAGTGCACATTTAAGCTGTGGAGATAAAGCTTCTATGTATGATGTAAtag CTCATATCAATCATATAAGGCGAATAGCTGGTGTTAATCATGTAGGTCTTGGAGCTGGTTATGATGGAATATCAAG TCCGCCAGTCGAACTTCCAGACGTTTCTGGTTATCCTTTGTTATTGGCCGAACTGACGAGAGATCGAAGATGGTCGGCTTTGGATATTAAGAAATTGGTGGGTGGAAATTTATTGAGAGTATTGAAAGAAGTGGAGAATCACGCTGTAACCATGTCGCATCAATCTCCAGCAGAGGAATTGATTCCTCAGGAGTTGATAGAAGATACCGCCTATTGCAGATACCATGATGCTTAG
- the LOC725634 gene encoding uncharacterized protein LOC725634 isoform X1, which yields MDSENTRKETIIKVTDWLRGIWEMRRQTGPVQQWLDSIPSPIKSNFSIKNENQRESNKKSNVSLIPSEPKDIPYPTGTKQLTMTKSAPINVPNTSINTTRLPSSLPHKLVRDPSLQSDSSHCSSVESLLELRKADPEAILLGLGFGGCSNSPQENGSFSRIPKRFLQPSKLKGIAINDFMKQQQETSESFDSVSLGYRGLTGSPYVAPSEIVQKIMQRLREHESHEHDPYAMYNSYEQYSPLHCGGTLSVLSPDSRQFLEQPRSKSPDMRNKRMIIGQKSFAFGHDGDLIEIDSSNPKRSFEDTLDSDTNVMENLEAKSSDLINNDIKVFKQTTLQKIEKILPKSLYFNDDKEFNNTDFNLLKTKTLKENINEQNLDKNINCKDDISLNTISHNIFDIRRASDGFCNMKDGKILSEINKRRHSDGFMQTSKQNDDSILTRRRKTLKRQTRINDIDDINYCDLNICESDTAQCKECNLNDDDKQKNISMKLIQNDDKKIELKSGTKNYDIIKYSQTFCEETHNCIKSTNSSKEKQGNNSEYCIEESQSIEQICVNKDENTTCCCHSGTKKYWKKMEKIMQENKNLENMVTKSRREMAEIREMLSSVLSVRLEPGF from the exons ATGGATTCAG aaaatacaagaaaagaaacaattataaaagtaacagATTGGTTACGTGGAATTTGGGAAATGAGACGTCAAACTGGTCCTGTACAACAATGGTTAGATTCAATACCATCAcctataaaatctaatttttcaataaaaaatgaaaaccaacgagaatcaaataaaaaatctaatgttTCATTGATACCAAGTGAACCTAAGGATATTCCATATCCTACAGGAACAAAACAATTAACCATGACTAAGTCTGCACCTATCAATGTTCCTAATACATCAATTAATACAACAAGATTACCTAG ttCATTGCCTCATAAATTGGTTCGAGATCCAAGTTTACAATCTGACAGCAGTCACTGTAGTAGTGTGGAAAGCttattagaattaagaaaagcAGATCCAGAAGCAATTTTACTTGGTCTTGGATTTGGTGGTTGTTCAAATAGTCCACAAGAAAATGGTTCCTTTTCTCGCATAccaaaaagatttttacagCCATCAAAGTTAAAAGGCATAGCTATTAATGATTTCATGAAGCAGCAACAAGAAACTAGTGAATCTTTTGATTCAGTATCTTTAGGATATAGAGGTTTGACAG GTTCACCATACGTAGCACCATCAGAAATCGTACAGAAAATTATGCAACGTTTACGAGAACACGAAAGTCACGAACATGATCCATATGCAATGTACAATTCGTACGAGCAATATAGCCCATTGCATTGTGGTGGTACACTTTCTGTACTGTCCCCTGACAGTAGACAATTTTTGGAACAACCACGTTCCAAAAGTCCAGACATGCGTAACAAACGTATGATTATAG gaCAAAAATCATTTGCATTTGGGCATGATGgtgatttaattgaaattgattcttCTAATCCAAAAAGATCATTTGAAGATACTCTAGACAGTGACACTAACGTTATGGAGAATTTAGAAGCGAAATCtagtgatttaataaataacgatattaaagtatttaaacaAACGACTCttcagaaaatagaaaaaatattaccaaaaagtttatattttaatgatgataaagaatttaataacaccgactttaatttattgaaaacgaaaacattaaaagaaaatataaatgaacaaaatttagataaaaatattaattgcaaagacgatatttctttaaacacaatttcacataatatatttgatattcgaaGAGCTAGTGATGGATTTTGTAACATGAAAGATGGAAAGATTTTAtcggaaataaataaacgaagacATAGCGACGGTTTTATGCAAACTTCTAAGCAGAATGATGATAGTATATTaactcgaagaagaaaaactttgAAGCGACAGACTAGAATAAATGATATAGATGATATAAACTATTGTGATTTAAATATCTGTGAATCTGATACAGCACAATGCAAAGAATGTAACTTGAATGATGATGACAAGcaaaaaaacatttctatgaaattaattcagaatgatgataaaaagatagaattaaaaagtggaaccaaaaattatgatataattaaatattcacaaaCATTTTGTGAAGAAAcacataattgtataaaatcaaCTAATTCaagtaaagaaaaacaagGTAATAATAGCGAATATTGTATTGAAGAATCTCAGTCCATAGAACAAATATGCGtaaataaagatgaaaatacaACTTGTTGTTGTCATTCTGGTACTAAAaagtattggaaaaaaatggaaaaaattatgcaagaaaataaaaacttagaAAATATGGTAACAAAAAGTAGAAGAGAAATGGCAGAAATTCGAGAAATGCTAAGTAGCGTATTATCTGTACGATTAGAACCTGGTTTTTAA
- the LOC409231 gene encoding dipeptidase 1 isoform X2, with the protein MIGFFFLGCALVAGVGLPLALELRSSHLLEARLQVVRRMLSEIPLIDGHNDFAWNLRKHRGSTKLKDFPFDENLSQNVSWGSQWQTDLVRLRQGIVGGQFWSVYVPCEAQFLDAVQLTLEQIDVIRRLTSRYSKKIRMVTSSKELEKAHKDGVIGSLVGIEGGHSIGTSMAVLRSFHRLGARYMTLTHKCNTPWADSCSVEDPNSDARLDFHSDGLSIFGKAVVKELNRLGMLVDLSHVSIRTMRDALAMSKAPVIFSHSAARALCNSSSNVPDDILRNLSVNGGLVMVSFDSAHLSCGDKASMYDVIAHINHIRRIAGVNHVGLGAGYDGISSPPVELPDVSGYPLLLAELTRDRRWSALDIKKLVGGNLLRVLKEVENHAVTMSHQSPAEELIPQELIEDTAYCRYHDA; encoded by the exons ATGAttggtttctttttccttGGATGTGCTCTGGTCGCCGGTGTTGGATTACCTTTAGCTTTGGAACTACGTAGCTCGCACTTGTTGGAAGCTAGACTTCAAGTTGTCCGACGAATGCTCTCTGAAATACCTTTGATCGATGG ACACAATGATTTTGCATGGAATCTTCGAAAACATCGAGGAAGTACAAAGTTGAAAGATTTTcctttcgatgaaaatttatcgcaAAATGTAAGTTGGGGATCTCAATGGCAGACTGATCTGGTACGGTTACGACAAGGTATTGTAGGTGGGCAATTCTGGTCCGTGTATGTACCGTGCGAAGCACAATTTCTCGATGCAGTGCAACTTACTCTGGAACAGATAGACGTGATACGTAGGCTCACTTCGagatattcgaagaaaataaggaTGGTAACGAGTAGTAAGGAACTCGAGAAAGCGCATAAAGATGGCGTGATCGGGAGTTTAGTAGGAATTGAAGGAGGCCACAGCATTGGGACATCTATGGCTGTGTTAAGAAGTTTTCATCGACTAGGAGCACGATATATGACTTTGACACATAAATGTAATACTCCATG GGCGGATTCTTGTTCGGTAGAAGATCCGAATTCGGATGCACGATTGGATTTTCACAGCGACGGATTGTCGATATTTGGTAAAGCAGTGGTAAAAGAATTGAATCGATTAGGAATGCTCGTGGATTTGTCTCATGTTTCGATAAGGACCATGAGGGATGCGTTGGCAATGAGTAAGGCGCCTGTAATATTTTCTCATAGCGCTGCCAGAGCTCTCTGTAATTCATCTAGCAATGTTCCAGATGATATACTTCGTAATTTg TCGGTGAATGGTGGTTTGGTTATGGTAAGCTTTGACAGTGCACATTTAAGCTGTGGAGATAAAGCTTCTATGTATGATGTAAtag CTCATATCAATCATATAAGGCGAATAGCTGGTGTTAATCATGTAGGTCTTGGAGCTGGTTATGATGGAATATCAAG TCCGCCAGTCGAACTTCCAGACGTTTCTGGTTATCCTTTGTTATTGGCCGAACTGACGAGAGATCGAAGATGGTCGGCTTTGGATATTAAGAAATTGGTGGGTGGAAATTTATTGAGAGTATTGAAAGAAGTGGAGAATCACGCTGTAACCATGTCGCATCAATCTCCAGCAGAGGAATTGATTCCTCAGGAGTTGATAGAAGATACCGCCTATTGCAGATACCATGATGCTTAG